In one window of Henckelia pumila isolate YLH828 chromosome 1, ASM3356847v2, whole genome shotgun sequence DNA:
- the LOC140876073 gene encoding uncharacterized protein, with product MREELGRDASAYELFKKLHQKKDGTWVDARSKTVDDEMNARFLEASQPNDDDSGSVQIPSIEDQNEMYILAVEVKKKRLYGLGSQAEVLYPEAMSGHATRTRTNSSMDVAAAKAEAAAATSRVEELTKELTTLQQQVRYLMEHALIDPQSAPFSSARHDDDDDVTQP from the exons ATG CGCGAGGAGTTGGGTCGTGATGCAAGTGCTTATGAGTTATTCAAAAAATTGCATCAGAAAAAAGATGGAACGTGGGTCGATGCTAGATCTAAGACTGTCGAT GACGAGATGAATGCTCGATTTCTTGAAGCATCGCAACCTAATGATGATGATAGTGGGTCCGTACAAATCCCAAGCATAGAGGATCAAAATGAAATGTATATATTGGCTGTTGAGGTGAAAAAGAAACGATTGTACGGTCTTGGTTCGCAAGCTGAAGTGTTGTATCCTGAAGCTATGTCGGGGCATGCTACACGCACACGTACTAACTCATCTATGGATGTGGCTGCCGCTAAAGCTGAAGCTGCCGCTGCGACTTCTAGAGTTGAGGAACTTACAAAGGAGTTGACTACTTTGCAGCAGCAGGTTCGTTATTTGATGGAGCATGCACTTATTGATCCTCAATCTGCCCCTTTTTCGAGTGCTCGtcatgacgatgatgatgatgtcacGCAGCCATAG
- the LOC140874518 gene encoding uncharacterized protein, giving the protein MLERIGAIIGTVEEIDDGESGSLLGQYTRLKVRIDITKPLQKFVRIGVENGEDVIILLTYERLPDFCNQCGIIGHSFRNCGKETETKGSMEFGQWMRAQAHGSKGKFKSPKKTTPKPVSSALVVCDAKLKGDDGARESPPHQNHVAVHEHEEDLELSNIAENMQMEATSGEHKSQVGNDAVTLDGGKLRMLLMQCTVRAKDWVRSRWWKNRIISLLRRWLPSNPADLNELNVRGLGNQRAFRELKRLIADKQPSLLFLCETRKRDINNQQWSSLLGFKGCFSVSSMGHSGGLCLCWKDPLEVSIKSYSLGHIDCIVRHDDKIWRFTGFYGNPETRHRHLSWSLLKRLANMHEFNGFPLLIGGDFNEICYESEKLGGNRRPTSQMEEFRNVLDICNLQSLHCSGDLFTWANRQQNEALIFERLDRFNWSRQRKYRFEAFWARDVECEAVIADAWDNTLLEDHGLLGKIRYCSLMLHQWSRQGFHAIPKKLKSKREQLSRLRMSDVWNVEKEQVHELETEVEQLCSQEELYWRQRSRVDWLSMGDKNTKFFHRRPSLRKMQNHINGLISHQGDFIQDLGGMSNIITDYFDALFTSTAPSSDVMSPVLNCIDPSITNDMNFVLCAPFTALDIKIALFDMSPDKSPGPDGMSTLFYQKYWHIIGVDVTKAALAILNDGAPMDDWNKTVITLIPKVPNPLMVKEFRPISLCNVCYKIIARALTNRLRPMMKYVIDDCQSDFVPGRLISDNIILGFEAVHWMRSRKKGKYGYAALKLDMSKAYDRVEWNFLEAFMLKLGFNESWVGKVMSCISSVSYSFKVNQHELGNLIPGRGIRQGDPLSPYLFALCAQGLSAMLSSFESQGCFKGVRIASSCPSLSHLFFAEDSLIFFKAEMEDCQSIAECLKNYERASGKVINFEKSALSFTPNTVPAMVNRIKSELTIPVVQGHEIYLGLPTFSLRSKKVQFSYLVERILGRIRGWGSKFFSVGGKETLIKSVLQAIPTYAMSCFRIPKGICEEIEKACANFWWGLENGKKQMHWKTWDFLCKPKCEGGLAFQKMEIFNKALLAKQIWGIIQNPSSLVARVLKARYFRHVDIMNAGVGNNPSFIWRSLIWSRGLLEEGIYWRIGDGSSVNIFQDKWIPSRGATIDPWMVNLLEDSKVSDLIANHQWNENLIRSISVPYIVSDILSIPLSNTMSALKELSIIVPREDSASPAHWLVPPIGQLRLDTDESFDASRNCCGIGCVVRNHLGQPLVAFGKTVPIPESVVLGELMAIREGLKLIRDKDFHQVIIFSDSLLAVQAVTAPQSDLCYTGSCAQDIKTLISQLEIVSLFHVRRSANVVAHSLAKFSISSPAPFCWVSGSSRDGWLIL; this is encoded by the exons ATGCTTGAGAGGATTGGAGCAATAATCGGTACGGTAGAAGAGATTGATGATGGTGAATCTGGATCGCTTTTAGGACAGTACACCCGACTTAAGGTGAGAATTGATATCACAAAGCCTTTGCAAAAGTTTGTGCGTATTGGGGTGGAAAATGGAGAGGATGTCATTATTCTGCTAACTTATGAGCGGCTTCCCGACTTTTGCAATCAGTGTGGAATTATTGGGCATTCCTTTCGTAATTGTGGGAAAGAGACTGAGACAAAAGGTTCTATGGAATTTGGCCAATGGATGAGGGCTCAAGCTCACGGTTCTAAGGGAAAGTTTAAATCTCCAAAAAAAACAACCCCTAAACCTGTGAGTTCGGCTTTGGTGGTTTGTGATGCTAAACTCAAAGGTGATGATGGGGCAAGAGAGAGTCCGCCACATCAAAATCATGTCGCAGTGCATGAGCATGAGGAAGATTTGGAGCTGTCTAATATAGCAGAAAATATGCAAATGGAAGCTACTTCGGGAGAGCACAAATCCCAGGTTGGAAATGATGCAGTAACGTTAGATGGAG GGAAGCTTCGGATGCTCTTGATGCAATGTACAGTGAGAGCAAAAGATTGGGTAAGAAGCAGATGGTGGAAGAATCGAATCATATCTCTTTTACGGCGGTGGTTGCCCAGCAACCCCGCCGATCTCAATGAGTTGAATGTTCGGGGGCTTGGGAACCAACGAGCATTCCGCGAATTGAAGAGGCTCATCGCCGATAAGCAGCCCTCTCTCTTATTTTTATGCGAAACCCGTAAGAGAGATATTAATAATCAACAGTGGTCATCCTTGTTGGGTTTCAAAGGATGTTTTTCGGTTAGTAGTATGGGCCATAGTGGTGGATTATGTCTTTGTTGGAAGGATCCTTTGGAAGTGTCCATCAAATCTTACTCGCTGGGACATATTGATTGTATAGTTCGGCATGATGATAAAATTTGGAGATTCACAGGTTTTTATGGAAATCCAGAAACTCGACATCGGCATTTATCTTGGTCTCTTCTCAAGAGGTTGGCTAATATGCATGAGTTTAATGGATTTCCTTTGCTCATTGGAGGCGATTTCAATGAAATATGCTACGAAAGTGAAAAGTTGGGAGGAAATAGGCGCCCGACAAGTCAAATGGAGGAATTTAGGAATGTCCTTGACATCTGTAATCTACAGAGCCTCCACTGTAGTGGTGATCTTTTTACGTGGGCAAACAGACAGCAAAACGAGGCACTCATTTTTGAACGTTTAGACAGATTC AATTGGTCTCGTCAGAGAAAATACCGATTCGAGGCTTTCTGGGCTCGGGATGTTGAGTGTGAGGCAGTAATAGCTGATGCATGGGATAATACTCTGTTGGAAGATCATGGTTTATTGGGAAAGATTCGGTACTGCTCCTTGATGCTTCATCAATGGTCTCGTCAGGGATTTCATGCAATACCAAAGAAACTGAAATCAAAACGGGAGCAGCTTTCGAGACTTAGAATGTCTGATGTCTGGAATGTGGAGAAGGAACAGGTACATGAACTTGAAACCGAGGTGGAACAGCTTTGCTCCCAGGAAGAATTATATTGGCGTCAGAGAAGTAGGGTGGATTGGCTATCTATGGGTGataaaaatactaaattttTCCATCGAAGACCATCTCTGAGGAAAATGCAGAACCATATCAATGGGCTGATTTCACATCAGGGGGATTTTATTCAGGATCTGGGAGGTATGTCGAATATTATCACTGATTATTTTGATGCTCTTTTTACCTCTACTGCTCCGTCTTCAGATGTTATGTCTCCTGTGCTTAATTGTATCGATCCTTCAATTACCAATGATATGAATTTTGTGTTGTGTGCGCCGTTTACTGCCCTGGACATCAAAATAGCGTTATTTGATATGAGTCCAGATAAGTCCCCTGGGCCCGATGGCATGTCGACGTTATTCTATCAAAAATATTGGCATATTATTGGGGTAGACGTTACAAAAGCAGCTTTAGCAATTCTTAATGATGGAGCACCGATGGATGATTGGAATAAAACTGTTATTACACTTATCCCAAAAGTGCCTAATCCTCTGATGGTGAAGGAATTCCGCCCTATTAGTCTTTGTAATGTGTGTTACAAAATTATTGCCCGAGCGTTGACAAATAGATTGAGGCCGATGATGAAGTATGTGATAGATGATTGTCAGAGTGATTTTGTTCCAGGAAGATTGATCTCGGACAATATTATTCTAGGCTTCGAAGCGGTTCATTGGATGCGAAGTAGGAAGAAAGGGAAATATGGGTATGCTGCTCTGAAATTGGATATGAGCAAAGCGTATGACCGGGTGGAGTGGAATTTTCTTGAAGCATTTATGTTAAAATTGGGATTCAACGAAAGTTGGGTGGGAAAGGTGATGAGTTGTATTTCTAGTGTCAGTTATTCCTTTAAGGTGAATCAGCATGAGCTGGGAAATCTGATACCTGGAAGAGGTATCCGCCAGGGCGATCCACTTTCTCCATATTTGTTTGCCCTCTGTGCTCAGGGTCTTTCGGCAATGTTATCCTCATTTGAGTCCCAAGGTTGCTTCAAAGGGGTTCGTATTGCTTCTTCCTGTCCGTCATTATCTCATTTATTCTTTGCAGAGGACAGTTTAATCTTTTTTAAGGCTGAAATGGAAGATTGCCAGAGTATAGCCGAGTGCCTTAAGAATTATGAACGGGCATCGGGGAAGGTGATCAATTTCGAGAAATCTGCCCTATCTTTTACTCCAAATACTGTGCCAGCCATGGTGAACAGGATCAAATCTGAACTTACTATTCCGGTTGTACAAGGTCATGAGATATATCTAGGCCTCCCTACTTTTTCACTCCGCAGCAAAAAGGTCCAATTTAGTTATTTAGTGGAGAGAATCCTCGGCAGAATTCGTGGTTGGGGAAGTAAATTCTTTTCAGTCGGAGGGAAGGAAACTTTGATCAAATCTGTGCTTCAGGCTATCCCTACATATGCAATGTCGTGTTTTCGTATCCCTAAGGGAATTTGTGAAGAGATTGAGAAGGCGTGTGCAAATTTCTGGTGGGGTTTGGAGAATGGTAAGAAACAGATGCACTGGAAAACTTGGGATTTCTTATGTAAGCCAAAATGTGAAGGGGGTCTGGCCTTCCAAAAAATGGAGATATTTAATAAAGCACTTCTGGCCAAACAAATCTGGGGTATTATCCAGAACCCTTCGTCCCTTGTAGCGCGAGTGCTAAAGGCCCGCTATTTTCGACATGTGGATATTATGAACGCGGGCGTTGGTAACAACCCCTCCTTCATATGGAGGTCCCTAATCTGGAGTAGGGGCTTACTTGAAGAAGGTATATATTGGCGTATTGGTGATGGATCTTCTGTGAATATTTTTCAAGATAAATGGATCCCTTCGAGAGGTGCCACAATTGACCCTTGGATGGTTAATCTTCTAGAAGACTCTAAAGTGAGCGATCTCATTGCCAACCATCAATGGAACGAGAATTTGATTCGAAGTATCAGTGTACCATATATAGTTTCCGACATTCTCTCCATCCCGCTTTCAAATACTATGTCTG CCTTGAAAGAACTTTCTATCATAGTCCCGAGGGAGGATTCGGCTTCGCCTGCACACTGGCTCGTCCCACCTATCGGGCAATTGCGTCTAGATACTGATGAAAGTTTTGATGCTTCAAGAAATTGTTGTGGTATTGGTTGTGTGGTAAGGAATCATCTAGGACAACCTCTGGTGGCCTTTGGAAAAACTGTCCCGATCCCAGAATCAGTGGTCCTTGGGGAATTAATGGCAATCCGAGAAGGTTTAAAATTGATACGAGACAAAGACTTTCATCAAGTGATTATTTTTTCAGACTCACTACTGGCAGTACAAGCAGTCACAGCGCCACAAAGTGATTTGTGTTATACAGGATCATGTGCTCAAGATATTAAAACTTTGATATCTCAGTTAGAGATCGTCTCTTTATTTCATGTTAGGAGATCAGCCAATGTTGTGGCTCACTCCTTAGCTAAATTTTCTATTTCTTCCCCTGCACCTTTTTGTTGGGTGTCTGGGTCTTCTCGAGATGGCTGGTTAATCTTGTAA